Sequence from the Candidatus Neptunochlamydia vexilliferae genome:
AGGTCAAACTCCCGCTGCAGTCGCTCAAAGGTAATCTCCAAATGGAGGAGGCCAAGGAAGCCACACCGGAAGCCAAAACCTAGAGCTAGGCTACTTTCTTGCTCGACATGAAGGGCTGAATCATTGAGCTGCAGTTTGACCAAGGCATCGCGGACATTTTCAAACTCAGAAGAGTCGATGGGGTAGATCCCTGCATAGACCACAGGCTTGATCACCTTAAAGCCGGGAAGGGGATCGGTCGCTCCCCCTCTAAACGAGGTAATCGTATCGCCGATTTTGATGTCGGAGGTTTTTTTGATATTGGCAACGACGTAGCCTACTTCTCCTGGGCGGAGAATATCGACCTTTTTCTCATCGGGAGAGAAGATCCCTACTTCCAGGACTTCAAAAGCCTTGTCGGTTGCCATCATTTTGATCTGTGTGCCCCGCTTTATTTCGCCACTGACCACGCGCGCGTAGATCATCACCCCGCGGTAAGGGTCATAGTGGGAGTCAAAGACAAGGGCCTTGAGCGTTTCATCTTCGGCCTCCTTTGGAGGGGGGACATCGACAAGGATCCGCTCTAAGATTTCTTCGATTCCTTGCCCCGTCTTTGCTGAGCAGAGGATGGCGTCTTCTGCTTCAAGACCGATCACCTCTTCGATCTGCTTTTTGGCCTCTTCGGGGTCGGCTGCCGGCAGGTCAATCTTATTTAAGATGGGGACAATTTCGAGGTCGCGCTCGACTGCTAGGTGGACGTTAGCGAGGGTTTGCGCTTGGACCCCTTGGGCGGCATCGACAATAAGAAGAGCTCCCTCGCAAGCTGAAAGCGATCTTGAAACCTCATAGGAAAAGTCAACGTGGCCGGGGGTGTCGATAAAGTTAAACTGGTAGGTGTTGCCATCTTTGGCTTGGTAATACATCGTGACCGGGTGGGCTTTGATCGTGATGCCCCGCTCCCGTTCGAGCTCCATATCGTCGAGGAGCTGCTCCTGCATCTCTCGGTCGGGGACGGTGCCGGTAACCTGGAGGAGGCGATCGGAAATGGTCGACTTTCCATGGTCGATGTGGGCAATGATTGAAAAATTGCGAATATACTTCGGATTATAATTAAAACCCAAATGATGTTCCATTACCATTTATCTGAATTCTCCCTTTTTACTGATAAACCGATCTTGATTCTCCCCTATAGCGCCTTTGGCTATGGGGTCGTCGCAAGCCTCGACTTCTCGAAAAAACTGAAAATACATCTAAATGCTCCTAGGTTCTGTTGAGAAATTTATTGCTAGATCATCACTTGGGTTTTGAATGCCATACCGTGAGTGTACCCTATTCGGGCTTAGAATCCAAGGGCTTTCCATTCAGAGATATTGCGCGATTTAGAGCTAAAGTTTACCCCGACATGTATGAGTTTTTTCCCACTCTGGGTATATTTTTCACCGTACTTTGTGTTTTTGATCTGCTCAAGGGCAGCGTCTGCTGACTGGTCCTTCTTGAACTCAAAAATATAGATGATCAAGGGCATCTCAACAACGAGGTCGATCCGGCCAATATTGGTCTTTTGTTCGGAGTAGGTTTTGATCCCCATCCCCTCTAGCAAGCTAAGAAAAACAGCATGGTAAAAACCCTCTCGAGCATTTTCAAATAGGGTGTAGGGGACACTTGCAAAGTAGTGATTGATGCGTTCAAAGAAGGCATCTAAGTCGATATTTTCGAGTTCTTGCTTGCACTCTGCAGCTGCTGTGATAACCTTTGAAGGCTTAATCTCTGCAAAGTCTGAGAGAAGAGAGTCAAAAAAGGCCTCCCTTACCTCTTGGTTGGGAAAATCGAGTTCGTAAAGAGAGGTTTGTGGGTCGTAGTTTCGAAGAGTCAAATAGCCTGTTTGCCACATTAGAGCTTGCAAGTCGATTTTCTGAATGTCATTGATATTTAAAAGTTCTGTCTCTTTGGCCTCTGATTGACTAAGGTCTAATGAAGAGAGCGGTCTTTCTTTGATTTGCTCGATTAAAAATGAGGGAGTGACTGTGCTGTACCAGTAGCTTTGGGTGTGGCCTGTCTTTAGGAACTTTAGCGTTGAGTGAGGGTTGTAGACAGGGGCTCCCTCTCTTGAAAAGCGGTATCCATTGTACCAGCGGCGCATTTCATTGATCAGTGATTCCTGACTTGATCCCTTTGCAAGGTGGTCAAGGTGGTCGGCAAAAGACTTCCTGATCTCCTCTTCGGTGTAACCCATGATTGTGCTAGATATTGGGTCGACCGTAATATCTTCGAGGTTGTTAAATCCAGAAAATAGTGAAACCTGGGAGAACTTGCTCACTCCTGTAACAAAGACAAATTTTAGGTGCTCATCGAGCCCTTTCAAAGTGCCAAAGAAGCTTTTTAGAATTTCGCGGTTCGCTTTAGCGATTTCTGGAGATGAAAGGCGGTCAATCAGAGGCTTGTCATACTCATCGATAAGAACGATAACCTTATTGTCTTTAGTGAGCTCTTCAACAAGGTTATCCAAACCTTCTTCCACAGAAGGAATATCAACATTTTTATTGTAAAGCTTGCTGGCTTTTTTGAGGGTTCTCTTGAGGCTTGCTTCCAACTGCTCTGGGGTGTGCGAAGGGATTTTTGTAAAATCAAAGTAGATGACAGGATGCTTTTCCCAGCTATAATCGCTTGAATAAATTGCGCAATCCTTAAAAAGCTCTTTATTTCCCAGGAAAATTTCCTTAAGGGTGTTTAGAAAAAGAGACTTTCCAAAGCGTCGTGGTCTTGCTAGGAAATAGTACGCCCCCCCACGAATCAGTTTGAGAGCGTGCTCT
This genomic interval carries:
- a CDS encoding ATP-binding protein encodes the protein MKKLPIGIQTIDKIITNGYVYVDKTEHALKLIRGGAYYFLARPRRFGKSLFLNTLKEIFLGNKELFKDCAIYSSDYSWEKHPVIYFDFTKIPSHTPEQLEASLKRTLKKASKLYNKNVDIPSVEEGLDNLVEELTKDNKVIVLIDEYDKPLIDRLSSPEIAKANREILKSFFGTLKGLDEHLKFVFVTGVSKFSQVSLFSGFNNLEDITVDPISSTIMGYTEEEIRKSFADHLDHLAKGSSQESLINEMRRWYNGYRFSREGAPVYNPHSTLKFLKTGHTQSYWYSTVTPSFLIEQIKERPLSSLDLSQSEAKETELLNINDIQKIDLQALMWQTGYLTLRNYDPQTSLYELDFPNQEVREAFFDSLLSDFAEIKPSKVITAAAECKQELENIDLDAFFERINHYFASVPYTLFENAREGFYHAVFLSLLEGMGIKTYSEQKTNIGRIDLVVEMPLIIYIFEFKKDQSADAALEQIKNTKYGEKYTQSGKKLIHVGVNFSSKSRNISEWKALGF
- the lepA gene encoding translation elongation factor 4, translated to MEHHLGFNYNPKYIRNFSIIAHIDHGKSTISDRLLQVTGTVPDREMQEQLLDDMELERERGITIKAHPVTMYYQAKDGNTYQFNFIDTPGHVDFSYEVSRSLSACEGALLIVDAAQGVQAQTLANVHLAVERDLEIVPILNKIDLPAADPEEAKKQIEEVIGLEAEDAILCSAKTGQGIEEILERILVDVPPPKEAEDETLKALVFDSHYDPYRGVMIYARVVSGEIKRGTQIKMMATDKAFEVLEVGIFSPDEKKVDILRPGEVGYVVANIKKTSDIKIGDTITSFRGGATDPLPGFKVIKPVVYAGIYPIDSSEFENVRDALVKLQLNDSALHVEQESSLALGFGFRCGFLGLLHLEITFERLQREFDLDIITTAPSVVYKVTLSKGEEKHIDNPAHYPDPATIEHVEEPWVVAHIMTPSDFLGPIMALGTEKRGTLDKTESMGGSRLLLTFRFPMNEIITDFNDKLKSVTRGYASFDYEFDKYEIGSIIKLEIRVNDEVVDAFSCLVHTTKAEAKGRAICKKLKEVIPRQQFKVPIQAAIGGKIVARETLSALSKNVTAKCYGGDITRKRKLWEKQKKGKKKMKEIGKVTIPQEAFMKVLKAEE